In Pseudomonas sp. Leaf58, one DNA window encodes the following:
- a CDS encoding LysR family transcriptional regulator, translated as MKIDDMDAFVAVIRCQSTNLAAEALQLTQPAITRRLQNFEEDLGATLLDRNTKPLKPTPMGLRVYEQCKAILREIDSLRELVANDGAPSGTLRLGVPQTLGDVVLLDALAQIRLAYPDLRTQVTSGWGSSLIARMENGELDAAAALFPPGKIFPEGITSQSIARMPLRVVAAKGSAGKRNLKLRECYTRGWVLNPDGCGFRAGLQRALSEQGLSLSINLETFGTELQLGLVANGQGLGLVPEPLLQNSRHRDALDVVNVTDFKPQVDLWLFHPRYLGNLQEPVELFGRVAGQQLCG; from the coding sequence ATGAAAATCGATGATATGGACGCCTTCGTGGCGGTCATACGTTGCCAGTCGACCAACCTCGCCGCCGAGGCCCTGCAGCTAACCCAGCCGGCCATTACCCGGCGGCTGCAAAACTTCGAGGAAGACCTGGGCGCCACCCTGCTCGACCGCAACACCAAGCCGCTCAAGCCAACGCCCATGGGCCTGCGGGTCTATGAACAATGCAAAGCCATTTTGCGCGAGATCGACTCGCTACGCGAACTGGTGGCCAACGACGGCGCCCCCTCCGGCACCTTGCGCCTGGGCGTGCCGCAAACACTCGGCGATGTGGTGCTGCTTGATGCCTTGGCACAAATTCGCCTGGCCTACCCCGACCTGCGTACGCAGGTCACCAGTGGCTGGGGCAGCAGCCTGATCGCGCGTATGGAAAACGGCGAACTGGACGCCGCCGCCGCGTTGTTCCCACCGGGCAAGATCTTCCCCGAGGGCATCACCAGCCAGTCGATCGCGCGCATGCCGCTGCGGGTGGTGGCGGCCAAAGGCAGCGCTGGCAAGCGCAACCTCAAACTCAGGGAATGTTACACCCGCGGCTGGGTGCTCAACCCGGATGGTTGCGGCTTCCGCGCCGGGTTGCAACGGGCGTTGAGTGAACAGGGGCTGAGCCTGTCGATCAACCTGGAGACCTTTGGTACCGAACTGCAGCTGGGGCTGGTGGCCAATGGGCAGGGCCTTGGGCTGGTGCCCGAGCCGCTGCTGCAGAACAGCCGCCACCGGGATGCGCTGGACGTGGTCAACGTGACGGATTTCAAACCGCAGGTGGACTTGTGGCTGTTCCACCCGCGCTACCTGGGCAACTTGCAGGAGCCGGTGGAGTTGTTTGGCCGTGTGGCTGGGCAGCAGCTTTGCGGATGA